One segment of Falco rusticolus isolate bFalRus1 chromosome 3, bFalRus1.pri, whole genome shotgun sequence DNA contains the following:
- the LOC119145641 gene encoding myelin P2 protein → MCNRFVGTWKLVSSENFDDYMKELGVGLATRKLGGLAKPDVIISMKGDIVTIRTESTFKNTTISFKLGQQFDETTADDRKVKSVVTLEKGALVQVQKWNGKETTIKRRLVDGKMVVECAMKGVVCTRVYERV, encoded by the exons ATGTGTAACCGATTTGTGGGAACCTGGAAACTTGTCTCCAGTGAAAATTTTGATGACTATATGAAAGAATTGG GGGTGGGCTTAGCTACGAGAAAACTAGGTGGCCTGGCAAAGCCTGATGTGATCATCAGTATGAAAGGAGACATAGTAACCATCAGAACTGAAAGCACCTTCAAAAATACAACGATCTCTTTCAAACTGGGCCAGCAGTTTGATGAAACGACAGCAGATGACCGGAAAGTCAAG AGTGTCGTAACCTTGGAAAAAGGGGCATTGGTGCAAGTCCAGAAGTGGAATGGCAAAGAGACTACAATAAAAAGAAGACTGGTTGATGGGAAAATGGTAGTG GAATGTGCCATGAAAGGAGTTGTCTGCACTAGAGTCTATGAAAGAGTGTGA